One genomic segment of Peromyscus leucopus breed LL Stock chromosome 23, UCI_PerLeu_2.1, whole genome shotgun sequence includes these proteins:
- the Pex11g gene encoding peroxisomal membrane protein 11C isoform X2 produces MFVYTKQYGLGTEEEDIFIRWLSVLSNMADQLYYPCEHVAWAADAKVLHVDSARWWTLSTALWILSLLLGVVRSLWTALKLRQKLWSLTGTFTSQLPRSKRRAMEARMWSEVLTLLSNLADLANAVHWLPRGVLWAGRFPPWLVGLMGTISSLLSMYQAARAGGTAEAGSSG; encoded by the exons ATGTTTGTCTACACGAAACAGTATGGCCTGGGGACAGAG GAGGAGGACATCTTCATCCGATGGCTGTCTGTCCTGAGTAACATGGCTGACCAGCTTTACTACCCTTGTGAGCATGTCGCCTGGGCTGCCGATGCCAAGGTCCTCCATGTGGACTCTGCTCGGTGGTGGACACTGAGCACAGCCCTCTGGATTCTCTCTCTACTCCTTGGAGTTGTCAG GTCCCTGTGGACAGCACTGAAGCTAAGACAGAAGCTGTGGAGCCTCACAGGCACCTTCACCAG CCAGCTGCCCAGGAGCAAGCGGAGGGCCATGGAGGCAAGGATGTGGTCAGAGGTCTTAACTCTCCTCAGCAACCTGGCTGACCTGGCAAACGCCGTGCACTGGCTGCCCCGAGGTGTCCTGTGGGCTGGCCGCTTCCCTCCTTGGCTGGTGGGCCTCATGGGCACCATCTCCTCGCTCCTCAGCATGTATCAGGCTGCCAGGGCTGGCGGCACagctgaggcaggcagctctGGATGA
- the Pex11g gene encoding peroxisomal membrane protein 11C isoform X1 — translation MALLNSLASSLESYRGRDRLIRTLGYCCQLVGGVLVEQCPSRSDVGRRLLVVSAQLSHCRTVLRLFDDPAMFVYTKQYGLGTEEEDIFIRWLSVLSNMADQLYYPCEHVAWAADAKVLHVDSARWWTLSTALWILSLLLGVVRSLWTALKLRQKLWSLTGTFTSQLPRSKRRAMEARMWSEVLTLLSNLADLANAVHWLPRGVLWAGRFPPWLVGLMGTISSLLSMYQAARAGGTAEAGSSG, via the exons ATGGCGCTGCTGAACAGTCTGGCTTCCTCGCTGGAGTCGTACAGGGGCCGGGACCGCCTG ATCCGGACGCTGGGCTACTGCTGCCAGCTCGTCGGTGGGGTCCTAGTGGAGCAATGTCCCAGCAGGTCTGACGTGGGAAGGCGCTTGCTGGTGGTGTCAGCCCAGCTCAGCCATTGCAGGACTGTCTTGCGACTCTTTGATGACCCGGCCATGTTTGTCTACACGAAACAGTATGGCCTGGGGACAGAG GAGGAGGACATCTTCATCCGATGGCTGTCTGTCCTGAGTAACATGGCTGACCAGCTTTACTACCCTTGTGAGCATGTCGCCTGGGCTGCCGATGCCAAGGTCCTCCATGTGGACTCTGCTCGGTGGTGGACACTGAGCACAGCCCTCTGGATTCTCTCTCTACTCCTTGGAGTTGTCAG GTCCCTGTGGACAGCACTGAAGCTAAGACAGAAGCTGTGGAGCCTCACAGGCACCTTCACCAG CCAGCTGCCCAGGAGCAAGCGGAGGGCCATGGAGGCAAGGATGTGGTCAGAGGTCTTAACTCTCCTCAGCAACCTGGCTGACCTGGCAAACGCCGTGCACTGGCTGCCCCGAGGTGTCCTGTGGGCTGGCCGCTTCCCTCCTTGGCTGGTGGGCCTCATGGGCACCATCTCCTCGCTCCTCAGCATGTATCAGGCTGCCAGGGCTGGCGGCACagctgaggcaggcagctctGGATGA